A segment of the Prochlorococcus marinus str. MIT 9215 genome:
CATGCCACAAAAGGAACCTAGCTACTGGCTAATGAAGAGTACATACGTCTAGCTATAATTGGGATATGAAGGATTCGTCCTTTTTTATCCAAACTTTTACCATGCCACAAATGGCAGAAAAAGCCAAAGTTCTTAACGGTAGAGGAACTGTATTTTGCTACTCAACGGGAACCCAAGCTGGAAAATATTTTTATAGAGAATTAAAAGAAGGTACAAAGCTTTATAGAACAAAGCTAATAGAAGGAGCTGATAACTTACAGCAAGCTAAAGAGATGGCGATGGAAGTAGCTCTTGAGATGAGAGAGTCAGAACCTCATCACAGATCAAGCGATTTCACTTTGAACAAAAAAAACATTCACCAATTTAATGATGATATAGAAAAAGCTATTAGTATTGGAAAAAGAATAAAAGATAAATACAACAAATCAAAAAAGAATCCTAGAGATGATTCAGGACTAAATTCAACCTTTGATAATGAACTATATGTTGATGGAGGAGTGGTAAGAACAAGAGTAAAAGTAGTTTCAAATAATCAATCTAAAATCAATAGAAGTTAATAGAACATTGTTCTGGATAGGAATGATCACTATCATGCCTGTTAATTAAGTCCTTAGTTTTTGAAGAGATTTCTTATCCCACTTTTAGCTGTCCTTGCAATACCAACTGTTGTTAAAGCTGAGGTAAGTTCTGAAGTTTACAAACTTTGCAAAGATGACGCAGATTTCATGCGATGTGTATGGCTAAATAAAAAAGCAGGGATGGATGCTGAATTATTTCAAATAAATAGTACTGAAGAGGAAGGGAGTAAAGAAAATAAAAAAATCATCGCTAAAGGTAGATGGGTTAAAGTTTTCGATGATCCTCGATATAGTGGGATGGGTCAACGAAGTATTGATTTAAACAGTCTTTTATTGACAAAAGATGGTATTACTATTTATGGATTAAGAAATGAAACTATTGTTCAGGATATTGGTAAGTTCTATATGGACACAGAATGGGAAGCAATAGATTGTAATACAAAAGAAAAACTTAATGGGAAATTTGGCAGGATTGCTATAAAAGATGCTTCCAAAATGTCAAAAAGAGAATTAAAAAAATCGTTTTATGATCATTCAACATTATGGAAAAAATACTCTCATGTTTGTCAAAAAAATATCACCAAAAAAGAAACATGGAAAACTTCTAGCGAAATTTTATCTACTGATCATCCTCACCAAAAATCTTTTTATCAATTTCAGTTAAATAAACTTGGATTAAGTTATAAACAAGCACAGGAATTATATTCAAAAAAATGTAGGGTGAAAGATGACTACAAAAAATGCATGGGAAAATATGGACTTTGGTAGTTACTTGATTTTCAAAAAGTATAGGAATTTCTGTTATTTAATATTGCTTATTATTCTTCAGAAACCTTTAGCTTCACTAAGTGATGATCTTGGTGAAGTTATCATAGATGATAAAAAAGTTTTGCAGCATCTTAAAGAAACTACAGAACTCGACGAACAAGATTTAACTAGTCAATATATAAAGGACTTTCGAAGTGGATACTGCAAATATTGGTTTGCGAATGGGGGGCATCCCATAAAAAAGGTAAAAGATTTTTGTGATGAAAACTTTAAAAATAATTTCGAGAGTAAAAAAAGTTTTGCCAAGAGAGACGCAGATTCAAAGTGCTTAGAAGCAAAAGACTTTGTAGGTTGTATGACCTTTTTTAATCAAAAATCAGAGACTTTGAGGAGTACTAAGAATCAAGAAAAATGTAAACAGTTTGGAGATCGCTATGTTTGTTTTAATGCAGCTAGAGGTAAAGATATGCTTGGTTTACCAAAGATAACTGGCTGGACATATATAGAAAACCCATCAATAAATTCAACAATGTATGTTGACAGAAACTCATATAAATTATTTCACAAGGGAAATTATGGAAGATTTATTCATCTACAAGCAATAACAAGAATCTATCGGGCTGCAGAAGCTGGAAGATTACCTTCATCTAAAACAATTGGCACCGCAAGAACAAATTGTTATGGAGATGATTATTCAATTAATTGCACCACTTCACCAGCTCCTACTTTCACTACTCCTGGTAGAGCTCCCAAACCACAGAGGATTCAACAAAATGTCTGGGACTATATAATTGATTGTCAAGATATGACTTTCACAAGACACCTCGACAAGGGAAGACCTGAGAAATGGAAACCATACTCAAAATTACCATGGTGGTTTGCCCCAGAAACTACAAAAAAAGATTGTTCTGCTATCGGTTCTTTAAGAGAATCTAGATTTATGAAATATCAAAAAAAGAGCATAAGAGGTAAATAAATGAAAAGATTTCTACTCCTACTAATAACTGCTCTCGCTTTACCTAATGCTGTTAATGCAGGAGTTAATCCTGAAGTTCATAACCTTTGCAAAGACGTTAAAGATTATATGGGTTGCGTTCAAGCTAATAGCAAAAAAGAGGGCTGGAATCCTTTTAAGAAAATTGTTGAAGAGAAACCAAAAAATTCTTTTCAACCTACAAACCCTGAGAAAGTAAAAATAGACCCTGAAGCAATTAAACAAAGGTGCTCTAAAGGTAGAGAAGAATCAATGAAATTAGGGAAAATTGGTATTATCGAAGCATATGAGAGTTGCATAAAAGATTTACATACGATAGGGGGAACCGCATTAGATATTCCTTTTGAAATTCATAAAAGATGTGAGAGTGAACGCCTTGTTGATATTAATTCCTACTTATTTTGCGTAACTGATAATTCGAAATGGAAACTTCCTCAAAAGTTCTCTAGTCAAAAAATTAATGAATTTTATAAAAGTAGTGTTTGTACTCAGAACCCTGATTATCTATGGAATGGCAGTTCATGTATAAAGAAGAGAAAAAAGGAAACTGTTTACTATAAAGACAAATTATATACTGCAAGCAGGATATGTCCTGATGGAGAGAAGATGAGATGGCAAACATATGGTTTCAGAAAAAAAGTAGAAGAACTTGGATGTATGACAGACAAAGAACATGAAGCTTATTGGAGAACAGCTAAACAGAGGAAACGTGAAAAAGAGAGTCAAGCATTAAAAGAAGCTTTCAATGATTTAGGTAATGCAATTAATCCGCCCACAGTTTATTGCGATAGTTTTGATTATGGGTCTGGAATTAGTACTACTTGTAAGCAGTACTGAATTTAAAACCTCTAAAAAATTCCAAAAAAAATATTATAAATCTCTCTAAGGGTTTCCAGAGGTATAAGCCCACTGAGCTGCCCCCGTGGCACCCCTCGAAAAGAGCATGAGAGTTTAGTCAGCTCTCGTATAGTAAGAGTGAGCCCGAGAAGCTGTGACGAAGATTTACTTAGTAAGTTTGGATAAACTTTAAAAATAGTTTGGATAAGCACTTACCAGTTTTAACAAAAAGCTAGTCATAAACTTACTTTCTTAATAGAAGCTTATTAATGAGAACAAATAAAATCTCTCAAGCGATCTGTAAATATATATATCTTCTCGGAAAACTATTAGGTAAGATTTAAACAATAAGGGTTTGGATTCGGGCTAAGAAGCTGGACGGCAGAACCCTCAGAATTTAAAGTTATCCAAACTTTATCCAAACCACGTATTTTCCCTTAGAATATAGATTATGACAGAATGTAACTACTGGCTAATGAAAAAAGAGCGAGATGCATTTAGCTAGTCATAGCAAGGGTTTTATTTTTTATAAAAAATTCCATTCGAACCTCATTCGAACTTTTTAGTCATTGACAGTCGATATCTAAGAGTGGGAAATGCTCCCCTTTTTTATTTTCTTTTTCGCATTACTTCAAACATACTTAAATACTGAAGCGGAAACAAAGTAGCAAGATTCTCTACTCGTTCTTCATCAAGTTCAATCCCTTCTGGTAATTTCTTAATCAATTTTGGGATTGCTAATTTTGTTTCTTCTTTGCAGAAATTTATCCTATAAGAAGATCCTTTTTTAATGTTTTCTTTAATAGATCCATCTTTATTGAAAGCAGAATTAATATCCAGATTATTACCCTTTAAAAGTGCAATTAATACTTGATCTGCAATCCTCAAAGCATCACTTGGCTCTTTCCCATTTTTAATTCCAAATATCCAAGTGCATGCTCCAACACCAAATACTCTACTGAGACAATCATCATTACCGATTTCATCACAAGGTAGCCTAAAAGACTTCTCGAGTTTCTCCAGATCATAACCATTTTTACCTTCTGGAAATCCTGCAAAAGAAGAAAATGGAGATAAGAAGAAAAAAGAACTTATTAAAAACAAAACTTTTAATTTCATAACTAATAATTTATGAGATTGATAATTTAGATTTTTTGAGCCTCGATTTTTTTTTCTGTTCTTTAACTAATTCAGGATTATTTTTTACGTATGACCTTTTGGATTCCGCACCTGCACAAATCTTTGAGCAGAAAGTTTTATCCTTTCTCATTTCTGGAGTTATTAGAAAAACTTTTTTACATTCAGGGCATTCTTTAAATTTTTTTGCGTCAATTATTTTTCTTGCTCTAGTTTCTTTAACCCTTGCATTAATTTTAAGTTGATTTAACTTAATACATTCTGTACATGGTCCAGAAACAAACCTTGGTGCTAAGTGCCCTTGCCTGCATCTTTTACCATCGAAGAATTTTTTTTCATTGTTTTCCCAAGCCTCTAATTTAGTTTTTGGTAATAGTTTCCATTCAAAGGGATATTCTTCATTCCTGCAATTTAATGATTGCCTAGTTAATGAATTACTACCCTGATTTACATTGTTGAGAGAAATTAATTTTTTTTCATAAAGTTTTTCTATCTTTGCAAACTCGAACAGTGAGTTTAAGTTTTTTACTTTAAACTTGTTTTTAAGCCAATTTTCTTCTTTACCTTTTAAGTCAAATCCTATTTCCTCTTTAAGCCATATTTTTAATTTACTTTCTTTTTCAAGAATATATTCTCCCGATGAGGGTCCAAATTTATCAATCAATTTCCAACCTTCCCTTTCATGAAATTTAATCCTTTGAACCAAATCATTCGTTATACCAAATTGTTGATCTATTTCTCTCTCCATTAAATAAATCCAAGAAGGTAAATTACGATTAAAACCTGTCTCAACACATGATGGGCATCCTGTAGGCGAACTGCTAGTTAGTCTGGCTGGCTGTGCCTTCCATTCATTGGAACATTTGAGACATTTAAAAAGAGATTTTTGACTATTTCCATTCCATTTTCCAATCAGCCGAATTGAGTTCTTAGAGACTTCGCTTAATCTTTCTAAAAACCTCTCTTTAGTTACTGGTGGATTCCCTGAACAATTAGGACAACCTGCATCATTTGTTCGAAAAACATTTATTGAGGTTTTCCATTTATAATTACAAACTTTACAAGTAAATGAAGTATGTTTTTTCGTATTTTCATAGTCTTTACCCATAATTATTTTTGGTTTATTTTCTTCCATCCATTGTCGTATTGCCTTCTCTGATATCCTTTTTTCTCTACTACTTTTTTTCCATCCACAATGATTACATCCAGATAATCCTCTATTTTGAAGACGTAAAACTTCTGGAATTGTTTCCCAAATCTTTCCGCCTTTAGTATCACAATCATTATTTAAGCACTGAAAAGTTGCCTTATTAGATTGACTTTTATATGAAAGCAACTTAATTAAAGGTCTCTCATTATAGAGCCACTTTTTAAACTCCTCTTCTGGCAAAATTTTAGATTCTCTAACTTTTTCAATACCACACTTTGGGCATCCAGATCCTGCTCCCCTTATCGATTTAAAGTTAGCTTCCCATTCAAAACTACACTCGGGTTTAGCGCAACGCCATTTTGTTTTATCTTCGTATTTCCTAAGACTACCGATTAATATCAAATCATTTCTATTCTTTTTAAGCCAGATTCTAATATTATTTTTCCAGGTATTATTTAATTCCTTTTTCGCGCATTCTGGACATCCATATTTCATTCTCCTCAATAAATTATCTGGTGTACTAAACCACTCATGATTACAATCCTTTACTGAGCATTTTAATTTTATTTTAGTTTTCATCGTTTTGTATTCGCCAAGTACCTCTATATCTGGCAGAATCTTTTTTAAATCTTCTTTAAATTTATCAGTGTTAATTTTCATCATCTAAATAGCATTTATCAAGAAAATTTATTACTGAATTTTTGCGGTCAATATGCTCATATTTAATCATTTCACTTGATTTTTTTATAAGCTCAAAAATACTTACAAGCTCCACTAAGACTCTTTCAGATGTCTGATGATGATTTTCTAAAATTTCTCTTTGTAAAAAACCTACCTTTTCTATCTTTTTTTCTAGCTCAATAGAGAGATTTTCTAATTCTTTTAAATAATTGCAATCAGGATGCATCTTTTTGATCCTCTCTAATTAATTTAAAAATTTTTGCCATATTTGGATTATTAGAAGTCAGACTTCTAATTGTTATTGATTGAGCTTTATCATTAGCAATTCTTAAATTCCTATCAACAGATAAAAGAGCACTCTTTGCATCCTCTAAATCCTGAATAGCTTTATCAATCTTTTTAATTGTTTCTAAATAAGATTTCGAAGCACGTTCATAATTAATTTTAAATTTACCTTTTGCATTTTCTAGATTTTTTTCAAAGTTAACTAC
Coding sequences within it:
- a CDS encoding zinc-ribbon domain-containing protein translates to MKINTDKFKEDLKKILPDIEVLGEYKTMKTKIKLKCSVKDCNHEWFSTPDNLLRRMKYGCPECAKKELNNTWKNNIRIWLKKNRNDLILIGSLRKYEDKTKWRCAKPECSFEWEANFKSIRGAGSGCPKCGIEKVRESKILPEEEFKKWLYNERPLIKLLSYKSQSNKATFQCLNNDCDTKGGKIWETIPEVLRLQNRGLSGCNHCGWKKSSREKRISEKAIRQWMEENKPKIIMGKDYENTKKHTSFTCKVCNYKWKTSINVFRTNDAGCPNCSGNPPVTKERFLERLSEVSKNSIRLIGKWNGNSQKSLFKCLKCSNEWKAQPARLTSSSPTGCPSCVETGFNRNLPSWIYLMEREIDQQFGITNDLVQRIKFHEREGWKLIDKFGPSSGEYILEKESKLKIWLKEEIGFDLKGKEENWLKNKFKVKNLNSLFEFAKIEKLYEKKLISLNNVNQGSNSLTRQSLNCRNEEYPFEWKLLPKTKLEAWENNEKKFFDGKRCRQGHLAPRFVSGPCTECIKLNQLKINARVKETRARKIIDAKKFKECPECKKVFLITPEMRKDKTFCSKICAGAESKRSYVKNNPELVKEQKKKSRLKKSKLSIS